A region of Fusobacterium sp. DNA encodes the following proteins:
- a CDS encoding MATE family efflux transporter, translating to MAQNDLFIKMTETKISKLIPQLAIPTIISMLVTSIYNMADTFFVSQIGTSASAAVGINFSVMAMIQAIGFTLGMGSGNYISRSLGRQDREGAHEAAATAFFTALILGVFLAIFGLLFLDKFVRMLGATETIAPFAKDYAKYILIATPYMCCSFVLNNIIRSQGNAFYSMIGIGTGGILNIVLDPIFIFTLNLGISGAALATIISQFISFSILMYMCNKNKEHVTIKLSSFKFRFTMYKEIFRAGFPTLSRQGLASMAAVALNVCASPFGDAAIAAMSIVSRIMMFVNSSLIGFGQGFQPVCGFNYGAKRYDRVLEAYYFCLKVAVILLTILGTVCFIFAPEILALFRKTDLEVIEIGALALRFQCMTLPIQACIIMANMLTQSIGYGFMATLVAMGRQGIFLIPVLFIFPKLGGIRGLQLCQPFADICTFILGTVIVLKVIKDLKCRMNKQEET from the coding sequence ATGGCACAAAATGATTTATTTATAAAAATGACAGAAACAAAAATATCAAAATTAATACCCCAATTAGCTATACCTACTATAATAAGCATGTTAGTAACTTCTATTTATAATATGGCAGACACATTTTTTGTAAGTCAAATAGGAACATCAGCATCAGCAGCAGTGGGAATAAATTTTTCTGTAATGGCAATGATTCAGGCTATTGGATTTACTTTGGGAATGGGAAGTGGAAATTATATATCCAGAAGTCTTGGAAGACAGGATAGAGAAGGAGCTCACGAAGCAGCAGCTACAGCATTTTTTACTGCTTTAATACTGGGAGTTTTTTTAGCTATTTTTGGATTGTTATTTTTGGATAAATTTGTTAGAATGCTTGGAGCTACAGAAACAATTGCTCCTTTTGCAAAAGATTATGCAAAATATATTCTTATAGCCACACCATATATGTGTTGTTCTTTTGTCTTAAATAATATAATACGTTCTCAAGGAAATGCTTTTTATTCAATGATAGGGATAGGAACTGGAGGAATTCTTAATATAGTTTTAGATCCAATCTTTATATTTACATTAAATTTAGGAATATCTGGTGCAGCTTTAGCTACTATAATAAGCCAATTTATAAGTTTTTCAATATTAATGTATATGTGCAATAAAAACAAAGAGCATGTTACAATAAAATTAAGCAGTTTTAAATTTAGATTTACTATGTATAAAGAAATATTTCGTGCAGGTTTTCCAACTCTTTCAAGACAGGGACTTGCAAGTATGGCAGCTGTAGCATTAAATGTGTGTGCTTCCCCATTTGGAGATGCAGCAATTGCAGCAATGTCAATAGTATCAAGAATAATGATGTTTGTTAACTCAAGTTTGATAGGATTTGGGCAGGGATTTCAACCAGTATGTGGATTCAACTATGGAGCTAAAAGATACGATAGAGTATTGGAAGCTTACTATTTTTGCTTAAAGGTAGCAGTAATTCTTCTAACAATATTGGGAACTGTTTGTTTTATATTTGCTCCAGAAATATTAGCTTTATTTCGTAAAACAGATCTTGAAGTTATAGAAATAGGTGCTCTTGCACTAAGATTTCAATGCATGACTCTTCCAATACAAGCATGTATAATAATGGCAAATATGCTTACACAATCTATTGGGTATGGTTTTATGGCTACTCTTGTAGCAATGGGAAGACAGGGGATATTTCTCATTCCTGTACTGTTTATATTTCCTAAACTGGGAGGAATAAGAGGATTACAGTTATGCCAGCCTTTTGCTGATATATGTACTTTTATATTGGGAACTGTAATAGTATTAAAAGTAATTAAAGATTTAAAATGTCGTATGAATAAACAAGAAGAAACATAA